One window of Metopolophium dirhodum isolate CAU chromosome 3, ASM1992520v1, whole genome shotgun sequence genomic DNA carries:
- the LOC132941126 gene encoding ZZ-type zinc finger-containing protein 3: protein MDKQFNDTNVSDSKALEATEFYFESDFYLLKNNNDYKNLLKSLAILEVQRCTTIQNIEKLAVLKDHFSKNPSLALKKVLKREDIGTLKSVNIHSLPDIDWSVYVTNDETDNEPIKQVCDINLRHKNVSDKQETQTNITTSEVEKPETFKKPWTVEEQLRLEELLIEYPPERNESNRYRKIADALGTRNLRQVCSRVQKYNMKMKKVGSIKSINANSKNLNKKTVSLSHKNIGALLKPTTFIPSTTLIDDVDVYNANRNNFNVSHKNIEMSNKTKLAILDEVLQDKLTEKNCPIVHVDYTCCVCQSSPIIGTRWNCNDCPAIGKSSNFCGDCIVDTVRNILEKPPHPMDHTVTPIRNVKANDDNIDNLIDQNYVPLVFKTQNYLDPNFMV, encoded by the coding sequence atggacAAACAATTTAATGATACCAATGTATCCGATTCAAAAGCCTTGGAAGCAAcagaattttattttgaatcagacttttatttattaaaaaataataatgattacaaaaatttattgaaatccTTAGCTATACTTGAAGTACAAAGATGtacaacaattcaaaatattgaaaaacttgCAGTGTTAAAAGATCACTTTTCAAAAAATCCTTCTTTGGCATTGAAAAAAGTTCTTAAACGTGAAGACATAGGTACGTTAAAGTCAGTTAATATCCATTCGCTACCAGATATTGATTGGTCGGTGTATGTAACCAATGATGAAACAGATAATGAACCAATAAAACAAGTATGTGATATTAATTTAcgacataaaaatgtttctgatAAACAAGAAACACAGACAAACATTACAACTTCAGAGGTAGAAAAACCTGAAACATTCAAAAAACCTTGGACAGTTGAAGAACAATTGCGTCTTGAAGAACTTTTGATTGAATATCCACCAGAAAGAAATGAAAGTAATAGGTATAGAAAAATAGCTGACGCTTTAGGTACAAGAAATTTGAGACAGGTCTGTAGTAGAGTTCAAAAGtacaatatgaaaatgaaaaaagttggttcaataaaatctattaatgcaaattcaaaaaatttaaataaaaaaactgtatcATTAAGTCATAAAAATATTGGTGCATTATTAAAACCAACCACATTTATACCATCTACAACATTAATAGATGACGTTGATGTTTATAATGCTAATAGAAATAACTTCAATGTAAgtcacaaaaatattgaaatgagTAATAAGACAAAATTAGCAATCTTAGATGAAGTATTACAAGATAAACTTACAGAAAAAAATTGTCCAATTGTGCATGTGGACTATACATGTTGTGTATGTCAGTCATCTCCTATTATTGGAACAAGGTGGAATTGCAATGATTGTCCAGCTATTGGTAAAAGCTCTAATTTTTGTGGTGATTGTATAGTAGACACAGTAAGGAACATTCTTGAAAAACCTCCTCATCCTATGGATCACACAGTTACTCCTATTAGAAACGTTAAGGcgaatgatgataatattgacaATCTTATTGATCAAAATTATGTCCCATTagtatttaaaactcaaaactaTTTGGATCCAAATTTTATGGTATAG